The Fimbriimonas ginsengisoli Gsoil 348 genome window below encodes:
- a CDS encoding SprT-like domain-containing protein, whose product MASVTALREAAELALEEAVNLFPLPYVPILIWKGYRVTAGMAYYRSGAIGLSTRVLQTPEAVRETLLHEYAHLLAVHRHGKKAANHGEFWRQAMRDLGQAPQVRHSYEVERNVPRQQVTYVCIKCGKPFVRARRLPKRQRYIHRNCGGDLRLQSIQPIERKS is encoded by the coding sequence GTGGCGAGCGTAACCGCGCTTCGAGAAGCGGCTGAATTGGCGCTTGAGGAGGCAGTGAACCTCTTTCCGCTTCCGTACGTGCCGATCCTTATTTGGAAAGGGTATCGCGTCACCGCGGGAATGGCTTATTACCGAAGCGGGGCGATCGGATTGTCGACCCGGGTGCTTCAGACGCCGGAGGCGGTGCGGGAGACCCTTCTGCATGAGTACGCGCATTTGCTTGCCGTCCACCGTCATGGGAAGAAAGCAGCGAACCACGGCGAGTTTTGGCGTCAAGCGATGCGAGACCTGGGTCAAGCGCCGCAGGTCCGACACTCGTACGAGGTGGAACGAAACGTCCCGCGCCAGCAGGTGACGTACGTCTGCATCAAGTGCGGCAAACCATTCGTCCGCGCCCGCCGCCTCCCCAAGCGGCAACGCTACATCCACCGCAACTGCGGCGGGGACCTGCGTTTGCAGAGCATCCAACCCATCGAAAGGAAAAGCTAA
- a CDS encoding prepilin-type N-terminal cleavage/methylation domain-containing protein translates to MSRNKPQSQAFTLIELLVVIAIIAILAAILFPVFAQAKRAAKKTVCLSSIRQVSTASIMYANDYDDYAAFGLILASTDERYELRSWYAYVYYGLPNLDGPFYDSQEGFFGPYMKNQQVYGCPESDPLLAGQLSPAFPNGFGVNDSIMSVELPAWGVPMHPTVNLTAIDRPAETMLITDAVGLNSDGSSVTLGHQTWIDPPSNALPQVWGVHSKMANVGWADGHAKAQRITIRPTKDLYYDDAAAFQGAKQYEIGDIMNPRYPYGSEWQDYYYRIDKPN, encoded by the coding sequence ATGTCTCGAAACAAGCCCCAATCTCAAGCTTTTACGCTCATCGAGTTGCTTGTCGTCATTGCCATCATCGCCATTTTGGCCGCCATTCTCTTCCCGGTCTTTGCCCAGGCGAAGCGCGCGGCGAAGAAAACGGTGTGTCTCTCCAGCATCCGGCAGGTGTCCACCGCGTCCATCATGTACGCGAACGATTACGACGACTACGCCGCCTTTGGACTGATTTTGGCGAGCACCGACGAGCGGTATGAGCTTCGTTCTTGGTACGCGTACGTCTATTACGGGCTCCCCAATCTGGATGGACCGTTCTACGATTCTCAAGAAGGGTTCTTTGGCCCGTACATGAAGAACCAACAGGTCTACGGCTGCCCAGAGTCCGACCCGCTGCTCGCCGGCCAGTTGTCGCCTGCCTTCCCCAACGGCTTTGGCGTCAACGACAGCATCATGTCCGTGGAACTGCCGGCCTGGGGCGTTCCGATGCATCCAACGGTAAACCTAACCGCCATCGACCGGCCCGCCGAGACGATGCTGATCACCGACGCCGTCGGGTTAAACAGCGACGGCTCCTCGGTGACCTTGGGGCACCAGACATGGATCGATCCACCTTCAAATGCCTTGCCCCAAGTGTGGGGTGTGCACTCAAAGATGGCGAACGTTGGATGGGCCGATGGCCATGCCAAGGCCCAGCGCATCACCATCCGGCCGACGAAGGATCTGTATTACGACGACGCGGCCGCATTCCAGGGAGCGAAGCAGTACGAGATCGGCGACATCATGAATCCACGCTACCCATATGGTAGCGAGTGGCAGGATTACTATTACCGGATCGATAAGCCGAACTAA
- a CDS encoding prepilin-type N-terminal cleavage/methylation domain-containing protein has product MKSIQRQSAFTLIELLVVIAIIAILAAILFPVFAQAKAAAKKTQDLSNVKQTELGQLLYSQDTDDQFTANGEGLLPNGAGDWATLQPYTGQQNFYGTNYGAGANAPLGFMDPLAVQNWGQTTQPYIKNMDMMVSPGAQNDTDPAFAPSKLPGAGKTSYVMNGCASNTSQTAISKPGDQIIMQVRATTVREAICSPRRAHFNDGAKHANDADLQWVGFNFNKGGNYGFADGHAKFMKRNQVKFKNLGYWEWVYMDSRGAWINPDTNPTMDSDPTQNKNYWGTWGNCDPAQVP; this is encoded by the coding sequence ATGAAATCTATTCAGCGCCAATCGGCATTTACTCTCATCGAGCTCCTCGTCGTCATCGCGATCATCGCGATTCTCGCCGCCATCTTGTTCCCGGTGTTCGCCCAGGCGAAGGCGGCGGCAAAGAAGACGCAGGACCTTTCCAACGTCAAGCAGACCGAGCTTGGCCAACTGCTATACAGCCAAGACACCGACGACCAGTTCACGGCTAATGGCGAGGGACTCCTCCCGAACGGCGCGGGCGACTGGGCGACCCTGCAACCGTACACCGGCCAGCAGAATTTCTACGGCACAAACTACGGCGCGGGCGCCAACGCCCCGCTCGGCTTCATGGATCCGCTTGCGGTACAGAACTGGGGGCAGACGACCCAGCCGTACATCAAGAACATGGACATGATGGTGAGCCCGGGCGCTCAGAACGACACCGACCCGGCCTTCGCTCCCTCGAAGCTGCCCGGCGCGGGCAAGACCAGCTATGTGATGAACGGCTGCGCTAGCAACACCTCGCAGACCGCGATCAGCAAGCCGGGCGACCAAATCATCATGCAGGTCCGTGCGACCACGGTTCGCGAAGCGATCTGCTCCCCGCGGCGCGCTCACTTCAACGATGGCGCCAAGCACGCCAACGACGCCGACCTCCAGTGGGTGGGTTTCAACTTCAATAAGGGAGGCAACTACGGCTTCGCCGACGGTCACGCCAAATTCATGAAGCGAAACCAGGTGAAGTTCAAGAACCTCGGATACTGGGAGTGGGTGTACATGGACAGCCGCGGAGCGTGGATCAACCCGGACACGAACCCAACCATGGACTCGGATCCGACTCAGAACAAGAACTACTGGGGCACGTGGGGCAATTGCGACCCCGCCCAGGTCCCGTAG
- a CDS encoding transposase: MSESKSGRRRVFAPEFKLRLVVQIVSGQRTLADLSREHQIKDSLLARWRDQFLEKAPEMFGAAPTGQERLAELEREIGRQHMELEILKKASRRLL, encoded by the coding sequence ATGTCGGAATCGAAGTCGGGAAGGCGTCGAGTATTCGCGCCGGAGTTCAAGTTGCGTTTGGTGGTTCAGATCGTCTCGGGCCAGCGCACGCTGGCGGATCTGAGCCGCGAGCACCAGATCAAAGACTCTTTGCTCGCGCGCTGGAGAGACCAGTTCTTGGAAAAGGCGCCCGAGATGTTCGGCGCCGCACCCACCGGCCAGGAGCGTCTCGCCGAGCTCGAGCGGGAGATCGGCCGCCAACACATGGAGTTGGAGATCTTAAAAAAAGCGTCGCGTCGGCTCCTCTAG
- a CDS encoding IS3 family transposase, translating to MKQARALAGKYPLRLVCRLLGVSRSSALYRAKEEPDLESLTVTILHLRASFPTAGLRLMHAYLARLRVAATRSQVRTVYVRLGLLGKRAPPRSKGTTDSRHEHPRYPNLIRDLVPSYPNQVWVADTTELVAGGRRTFLALVEDLFTRRVVGVSLSFANDSWLTLSALDMALSRETPAIHHSDQGKPYASGVYTRRLLAQGVTLSMARVGCAWENGHAERLNRTFKEEEILRSEYESLNEAKESIAAYAKHYNEKRIHMSLGYRTPNEVLQSHRQDQPDGE from the coding sequence CTGAAGCAGGCCCGAGCGCTCGCGGGTAAGTATCCGTTGCGCCTGGTGTGCCGCCTGCTCGGAGTCTCCCGCAGCTCGGCGCTCTACCGGGCGAAAGAGGAGCCGGACCTGGAAAGCCTGACGGTGACGATCCTTCACCTGCGGGCGAGCTTTCCTACCGCCGGCCTTCGGCTCATGCACGCCTACCTGGCTCGCCTGAGAGTGGCGGCGACCCGGTCGCAGGTGCGCACGGTCTACGTCCGCTTGGGGCTCCTGGGCAAACGGGCGCCGCCTCGGTCCAAGGGAACCACCGACTCCCGGCACGAGCATCCTCGCTATCCCAACCTCATACGGGATCTCGTGCCGTCGTATCCGAACCAGGTGTGGGTGGCCGACACCACCGAGCTCGTAGCCGGCGGGCGCCGGACCTTCCTCGCGCTGGTGGAAGACCTGTTCACCCGCCGAGTCGTCGGGGTTTCGCTCTCCTTTGCCAACGACTCCTGGCTGACGCTCTCGGCGCTCGATATGGCGCTTAGCCGGGAAACTCCCGCCATCCACCACTCCGACCAAGGCAAGCCCTACGCTTCGGGAGTCTATACCCGGCGCCTTCTCGCCCAGGGAGTCACCCTCAGCATGGCCCGAGTCGGATGCGCTTGGGAGAACGGACATGCCGAACGTCTGAACCGAACCTTCAAAGAAGAGGAGATCTTAAGGAGCGAGTATGAAAGCCTGAACGAGGCCAAAGAGTCCATCGCCGCCTACGCAAAGCACTACAATGAAAAGCGCATCCATATGAGCCTTGGCTACCGAACCCCTAACGAGGTGCTCCAAAGCCATCGCCAAGACCAGCCGGACGGGGAGTAA
- a CDS encoding DUF4870 domain-containing protein — MISRTSTVPTQTERLVAAGMHIATIFAPLVGPAIVWALWRNSPFVSGHARRTFNGTLLLQGVLLFLGACSLIYTIWSISQTGWQNVNILALVLRWAIVWVFLIVLEWINILTALRHAYRAYRGE; from the coding sequence GTGATCAGCCGGACTTCGACCGTTCCTACGCAAACCGAGCGACTCGTCGCCGCCGGCATGCACATCGCCACCATCTTCGCCCCGTTGGTCGGCCCGGCGATCGTGTGGGCGTTGTGGCGGAATTCCCCGTTCGTATCCGGTCATGCCCGCCGAACCTTCAACGGAACCCTCCTGCTGCAAGGCGTGCTCTTGTTCCTGGGCGCCTGCTCCCTGATCTACACCATCTGGTCGATCTCCCAAACCGGATGGCAAAACGTCAACATCCTCGCCCTCGTCCTTCGTTGGGCCATCGTCTGGGTATTCCTCATCGTCCTGGAATGGATCAACATCCTCACCGCCCTAAGGCACGCCTACCGCGCCTACCGTGGCGAGTAG
- a CDS encoding type II toxin-antitoxin system RelE/ParE family toxin produces MRSIWRWNAEEHGERHADSYERFLYREMRKLESHPQLGESIQEFEGVRRLLMQRRAGGHGHVAVYRVAGDTI; encoded by the coding sequence ATGAGGAGCATTTGGCGGTGGAATGCCGAGGAGCACGGAGAACGACATGCCGACTCCTACGAGAGGTTTCTCTATCGGGAGATGCGGAAATTGGAGTCGCATCCTCAACTCGGAGAAAGCATTCAAGAATTTGAAGGCGTACGAAGGCTACTCATGCAGCGTCGCGCCGGTGGCCATGGTCACGTTGCCGTTTACCGAGTCGCTGGTGATACGATCTAG
- a CDS encoding ABC transporter substrate-binding protein, with protein MQRSSMENASKWLSFLVATAAIAAMFGCGPAKAQNPAPGEPMELAFWNGFSGPDGKAMEQIVKQFNAEHPRIHVKMQIIPWGTYYDKVTLGLAFGGAPDVFILHANRVPEFASHDALNRLDDLVASDKLDSADFVPKAWNAGIWQGKRFALPLDCHPVGMYYNVDLFKKAGIDHPPTTMAEFLDDAHRLTKDTDGDGKTDQWGYAMTDIHLVSTTFLDQFGGGVLTPDMKASALDSPASLQAVETLLGFSDKEKISNPPSGDDGWRGFQTGKVGMVFQGIWMIDSLEQQKGLNYAAAPVPFFGPVHTVQASSHCMSMPAALKGARREAAWSFMRYLSDHSLTWAKGGQVPVRLSILHSTGFQDLRVQREFAKQLDYVQYEPFSTVINQISGFADSAIDASLNHVDKPETLLKDAARRVNNVLRRQ; from the coding sequence ATGCAAAGAAGTTCGATGGAGAACGCGAGCAAATGGCTTTCCTTTCTTGTGGCCACGGCCGCAATTGCCGCCATGTTCGGCTGTGGTCCGGCGAAGGCGCAAAACCCCGCTCCCGGCGAGCCGATGGAGCTTGCCTTCTGGAACGGTTTCTCCGGGCCGGACGGCAAGGCGATGGAGCAGATCGTCAAGCAGTTCAACGCGGAGCATCCCCGCATCCACGTGAAGATGCAGATCATTCCGTGGGGGACGTACTACGACAAGGTCACCCTCGGCCTCGCCTTCGGCGGGGCGCCCGACGTCTTCATCCTCCACGCCAACCGGGTCCCCGAGTTCGCGTCACACGATGCCCTGAATCGGCTCGACGACCTCGTCGCCTCCGATAAACTCGACAGCGCCGACTTCGTGCCGAAGGCATGGAATGCCGGCATCTGGCAAGGTAAGCGCTTCGCTCTCCCTCTCGATTGCCACCCAGTCGGGATGTACTACAACGTCGACCTCTTCAAGAAGGCTGGGATTGATCATCCGCCAACCACGATGGCCGAGTTTCTGGACGACGCCCACCGGCTGACCAAAGACACCGACGGGGACGGCAAGACCGACCAATGGGGATATGCGATGACGGACATCCACCTCGTTTCCACCACTTTCCTCGACCAGTTCGGAGGCGGCGTCTTAACGCCCGATATGAAGGCGTCGGCCCTTGATTCGCCCGCCAGCCTGCAGGCGGTGGAAACCCTGCTCGGGTTCAGCGACAAGGAGAAGATCAGCAACCCGCCCTCGGGGGACGATGGGTGGCGGGGCTTCCAAACCGGAAAGGTCGGTATGGTTTTCCAGGGAATCTGGATGATCGACTCGCTCGAACAGCAGAAGGGGTTGAATTACGCCGCGGCGCCGGTCCCGTTCTTCGGCCCGGTACACACCGTGCAGGCAAGCAGCCATTGCATGTCGATGCCGGCCGCCCTGAAAGGCGCTCGGCGCGAGGCCGCGTGGAGCTTCATGCGATACCTGAGCGACCACAGCCTCACCTGGGCTAAGGGCGGGCAAGTTCCGGTCCGGCTCTCGATCCTCCACTCAACCGGCTTCCAAGACCTAAGGGTCCAACGCGAATTCGCCAAGCAGCTCGACTACGTGCAATACGAACCGTTCTCGACGGTGATCAACCAGATCTCCGGGTTCGCCGACTCGGCGATCGACGCGAGCCTTAACCATGTCGACAAGCCGGAGACGCTCTTGAAAGACGCGGCGAGACGGGTGAACAACGTGTTGAGGCGGCAATGA
- a CDS encoding BtrH N-terminal domain-containing protein has translation MITTFPGRHYETGTIANALAAMGAVSPKTGRPYSEALALGASGGIAFGYFVFEYTGHLPHVALLTRNTFSPFERALDNLAIRRDSRETTQAKRAEDNLRLELDAGNVVIVWADVFSMPYRGLCATQMWHMQPLLVVGQDGSDFLVADGASVPLRVSAEELDRARGKVKKDRYRMTILEAPDTERLGEGLIRGMETCAALFLDKPPMGSANNFGFTGMRNWAKMLTDPKNPKGWARTFAPGPRLTQALAGKIGQPGVWDWISTWGTAPAGDRGRFAAFLREAAVWTGLSALNSVADAFDLSAIQWEALAEASMPDLVPEFARLKELKRRRTEVWISQPPDAVAQRAAMANEMRSLIATLGEPGRLEPFASEIQAAMAEIVLRIAEIEEPAVREMRAALG, from the coding sequence ATGATCACGACGTTTCCTGGTCGGCATTACGAAACCGGCACGATCGCGAACGCGCTGGCGGCGATGGGGGCAGTAAGTCCGAAGACCGGACGGCCCTACTCAGAGGCGCTCGCCCTCGGCGCCAGCGGCGGGATCGCGTTCGGCTACTTCGTCTTCGAGTACACCGGCCACCTGCCGCACGTGGCTTTGCTAACCCGCAACACCTTCTCGCCTTTCGAACGGGCATTGGACAATCTGGCGATCCGGCGCGACTCGCGTGAGACGACCCAGGCGAAGCGGGCTGAGGACAATCTGCGGCTCGAGTTGGATGCCGGTAACGTCGTCATCGTGTGGGCGGACGTCTTTTCGATGCCCTATCGCGGCCTTTGCGCAACCCAGATGTGGCACATGCAGCCCCTGCTCGTGGTCGGGCAGGATGGGTCCGATTTCCTGGTCGCGGACGGAGCTTCAGTGCCGCTTCGAGTCTCGGCCGAAGAGCTAGACCGGGCGCGGGGAAAGGTGAAGAAGGACCGGTACCGGATGACGATCTTGGAAGCGCCGGATACTGAGCGGCTCGGAGAGGGGTTGATCCGGGGAATGGAAACCTGCGCGGCGCTCTTCCTGGACAAGCCGCCCATGGGCTCGGCAAACAACTTCGGCTTTACCGGAATGCGCAACTGGGCAAAGATGCTGACCGACCCAAAGAACCCGAAAGGGTGGGCGAGGACGTTCGCGCCCGGTCCCCGGCTGACCCAAGCCCTGGCGGGCAAGATCGGGCAGCCAGGGGTTTGGGACTGGATCTCGACCTGGGGTACGGCTCCCGCCGGGGACCGAGGGAGGTTCGCGGCTTTCTTGCGGGAGGCGGCGGTTTGGACCGGCCTATCGGCTTTGAATTCGGTGGCCGACGCCTTCGACCTTTCGGCGATCCAGTGGGAAGCTCTCGCGGAAGCAAGCATGCCCGACCTCGTGCCCGAGTTCGCCCGACTTAAGGAGCTTAAGCGCCGGCGAACTGAGGTCTGGATCTCCCAACCCCCGGATGCCGTCGCCCAGCGAGCCGCCATGGCGAATGAAATGCGCTCCCTAATCGCCACCCTCGGCGAGCCCGGGAGGCTGGAGCCTTTCGCATCGGAGATTCAGGCCGCGATGGCCGAGATCGTCTTACGAATTGCCGAGATCGAAGAGCCGGCCGTTCGGGAGATGCGGGCGGCGCTGGGGTAG
- a CDS encoding carbohydrate ABC transporter permease, whose product MRKRVQARGAWLFLAPYLVLFTLFVLAPVFYGFWISLHNWHILSKDVPFVGLRNYTSAINDDLFRISLVRTGYFVLMVVPTSNILSLLFALALNQKYRGTTLYKIAFYLPVLLSVTVVAVLWRWMYSREYGLLNHYLGTDFRWLEDPKSAMPALALMSVWWGAGGNMLIYLAGIKSVPKEIQEAAELDGANPIQRFWNTTWPWIKPVTLFCVVMSIIAASQVFGQTYILTQGNPAYSTLTVILYMYQQGFGQYQLGYASAVAYLLFLVVFGLTLVQFKLLAPAKDRS is encoded by the coding sequence ATGAGGAAGCGGGTGCAGGCCCGAGGGGCATGGCTCTTCCTCGCGCCGTACCTGGTGCTGTTTACGCTGTTCGTGCTCGCTCCCGTCTTCTATGGATTCTGGATCTCGCTGCACAACTGGCATATCCTCAGCAAAGACGTTCCGTTCGTGGGTTTGCGCAACTACACCAGCGCCATCAACGACGACCTGTTCCGCATTTCCTTGGTGCGAACCGGCTACTTCGTGTTGATGGTAGTGCCGACTAGCAATATCCTTTCGCTGCTATTCGCCCTCGCGTTAAACCAGAAGTATCGCGGAACCACCCTCTACAAGATCGCTTTCTATCTACCGGTCCTTCTGTCGGTCACCGTGGTTGCCGTGTTGTGGCGGTGGATGTACAGCCGGGAATACGGGCTGCTCAACCACTATCTGGGAACCGATTTCCGGTGGTTGGAAGACCCGAAATCGGCGATGCCGGCCCTCGCCCTGATGAGTGTTTGGTGGGGCGCCGGCGGAAATATGCTGATCTACCTTGCCGGCATCAAGTCGGTACCGAAGGAGATCCAAGAGGCCGCCGAACTGGACGGCGCGAACCCCATTCAACGCTTTTGGAACACGACTTGGCCTTGGATCAAGCCGGTAACGCTGTTCTGCGTAGTCATGTCGATCATCGCCGCCTCGCAGGTTTTCGGTCAGACGTACATCCTCACGCAGGGCAACCCCGCCTACTCGACGTTGACGGTGATCCTGTACATGTACCAGCAAGGATTCGGCCAATATCAGCTCGGCTACGCCTCCGCGGTGGCGTATCTCCTCTTCCTGGTTGTCTTCGGCTTGACCCTCGTTCAGTTCAAATTGCTGGCGCCAGCCAAAGACCGGTCGTAA
- a CDS encoding carbohydrate ABC transporter permease codes for MKKASFSRVVGQAATALAAIMMVAPVVWMLSTAFKPEHDVLIPKPQWVPEHATFQNFRNLFAKAEEFPILRWFFNSLGIALVVTLLVLAVTSMAAFALARIEFKGRNALFILIVATMIIPNQVMLIPVFLIVTQLGLFNSYLGIILPGLASAFGVFLLRQFFLTIPAELEEAAFLDGAGLWTIYSRVIMPLSKPALATLAIFTFMGSWNSFEWPLIVTNDIDMRTLPVGLSIFQGRYNLEYGLTMASAVIITVPMLIAFLIFQRRITEGIALTGLK; via the coding sequence ATGAAGAAGGCGTCATTCTCCCGCGTCGTCGGCCAAGCCGCGACCGCGTTGGCGGCGATCATGATGGTTGCGCCGGTGGTTTGGATGTTATCAACGGCGTTCAAGCCGGAGCACGACGTGCTTATCCCCAAGCCGCAGTGGGTGCCGGAGCATGCGACCTTCCAAAACTTCCGGAATCTCTTCGCCAAGGCGGAAGAGTTCCCGATCTTGCGCTGGTTCTTCAATAGCCTGGGGATCGCGCTCGTCGTGACCTTATTGGTCCTCGCGGTGACGAGCATGGCCGCGTTCGCGCTGGCCCGAATCGAGTTCAAGGGGAGAAACGCCCTCTTCATTCTCATCGTCGCCACGATGATCATCCCGAATCAAGTAATGCTCATCCCGGTATTTCTCATCGTGACGCAACTCGGGCTGTTCAACTCGTACCTGGGCATCATCCTCCCCGGCCTCGCCAGCGCGTTCGGGGTCTTTCTGCTTCGGCAGTTCTTCTTAACGATTCCCGCCGAACTCGAGGAAGCCGCTTTCTTGGACGGCGCCGGGTTGTGGACGATTTACTCGCGAGTCATCATGCCGCTCTCCAAGCCGGCGCTCGCCACCCTGGCGATCTTCACCTTCATGGGGAGTTGGAACAGCTTCGAATGGCCGCTGATCGTGACGAACGATATCGACATGCGGACCTTGCCGGTGGGGCTTTCCATCTTCCAGGGACGCTACAACCTGGAGTACGGTTTGACCATGGCGTCCGCCGTGATCATTACGGTGCCGATGCTGATCGCCTTTCTCATTTTCCAGCGACGAATCACCGAGGGGATCGCCCTCACCGGACTTAAATGA
- a CDS encoding zinc-ribbon domain-containing protein, with the protein MNGMTCPRCGRPVNPNVAQCPHCGQPLRPAAPAAVTIANATLATGALQNAFESQRRRNVIIASIVAALALLFAIIMGLRAAGILGASGNRPGDLLNAKGSMPTPVLMAPGATAPRVLDASAQRVAELRMPQDVFDWLKHLQKCEERKNQLIGDEFTEMQVFQQKLSVMGAGIGLGDPFEQSKDGKDDQAPGSYTSGKILDMRPQWQELTNFFHSKKPPAECQPIADDFDNGLSEIQGEIGDISDMLNQADVDPEKMLQAAKKMQGKSYNIDRYLMKCDKKLSGICAKYNVNKWFNINPDPMAGGLTGKMGTNVPGGFIGAGGGQ; encoded by the coding sequence ATGAATGGTATGACCTGTCCGCGATGTGGTCGGCCGGTAAACCCGAATGTTGCGCAGTGCCCGCACTGCGGACAGCCGTTGCGCCCCGCGGCTCCTGCCGCGGTGACGATCGCCAACGCCACCCTCGCCACCGGCGCGCTCCAAAACGCCTTCGAGAGCCAGCGCCGTCGAAACGTCATCATCGCCTCCATCGTTGCCGCCCTGGCCCTGTTGTTCGCCATCATCATGGGGCTCCGCGCGGCGGGAATCCTCGGCGCCAGCGGCAACCGCCCGGGCGACCTGTTGAACGCGAAGGGAAGCATGCCGACGCCGGTCCTGATGGCGCCCGGAGCAACCGCTCCGCGCGTTCTGGACGCCAGCGCTCAGAGAGTGGCGGAACTGCGCATGCCGCAGGACGTTTTCGACTGGCTGAAACATCTCCAAAAATGCGAGGAACGGAAGAACCAGCTGATCGGCGACGAATTTACTGAGATGCAGGTCTTCCAGCAGAAACTATCCGTCATGGGCGCGGGAATCGGTTTGGGCGATCCTTTCGAGCAATCCAAGGACGGAAAGGACGATCAGGCTCCGGGCTCGTACACATCGGGCAAGATCCTGGACATGCGCCCGCAGTGGCAAGAGCTGACGAATTTCTTCCACTCCAAGAAACCGCCGGCGGAGTGCCAACCGATCGCGGACGACTTCGACAACGGACTCTCGGAAATCCAAGGCGAGATCGGCGATATCAGCGACATGTTGAACCAGGCCGACGTCGACCCCGAGAAAATGCTGCAGGCGGCCAAGAAGATGCAGGGCAAGAGCTACAACATCGACCGCTACCTGATGAAGTGCGACAAGAAGCTGAGCGGGATCTGCGCCAAGTACAACGTCAACAAGTGGTTCAACATCAATCCCGATCCGATGGCAGGCGGCCTAACCGGGAAGATGGGAACCAACGTTCCGGGCGGATTTATCGGAGCCGGTGGCGGACAGTAA
- a CDS encoding ArsR/SmtB family transcription factor: MSTNKGSHILEVRGKESAELFKALASDTRLEILTLLAEGDKNINEICLACGIAQPTATKHIQVLEQAGLVTSEYMPGQQGMQKRCSIGCDRLLISFENLVGSDLKMDEVSMPIGLYTLANPSPTCGLANRERMIGFVDIPQSFYDPERAGAQILWMADGFVEYVFPCTLPSTAELRRLELMMEICSEAPNYDPDYPSDITLWINGVEVGTWTSPGDFGGKRGLLNPDWWIDHMTQYGAQKIWSVDQDGAYVDGTKVSDVNLERALVVPNQPISVRIGIKPEAEHPGGFNLFGSGFGNYAQDLVLRLHYLGRKISVQHQPGALIPSGRGSEQ; encoded by the coding sequence ATGTCGACGAACAAAGGATCCCACATATTGGAAGTCCGCGGAAAGGAGAGTGCCGAGCTCTTCAAGGCGCTCGCGTCCGACACCCGCCTGGAGATCCTGACCTTACTCGCCGAAGGCGACAAGAACATCAACGAAATCTGCCTCGCTTGCGGCATTGCCCAACCTACGGCCACCAAGCACATCCAAGTTCTGGAGCAAGCCGGCCTCGTCACCAGCGAGTACATGCCCGGGCAGCAAGGGATGCAGAAGCGATGCTCCATCGGATGCGACCGCCTCCTCATCTCCTTTGAGAATCTCGTCGGTTCCGACCTCAAGATGGATGAGGTTTCCATGCCGATTGGGCTATATACACTCGCCAATCCGTCTCCGACGTGCGGATTGGCGAATCGGGAGCGCATGATCGGCTTTGTCGACATTCCCCAGTCTTTTTACGATCCCGAGCGAGCGGGAGCGCAGATCCTTTGGATGGCAGACGGGTTCGTGGAATACGTGTTCCCTTGCACCCTCCCCTCCACCGCCGAGCTACGGCGCTTGGAACTGATGATGGAAATTTGTTCGGAGGCGCCGAACTACGATCCGGATTACCCCTCCGATATCACCCTCTGGATCAACGGCGTCGAGGTCGGCACCTGGACCTCGCCCGGCGACTTCGGTGGCAAACGCGGATTGCTCAACCCCGACTGGTGGATCGATCACATGACCCAGTACGGCGCACAGAAGATTTGGTCGGTCGACCAGGACGGCGCTTACGTCGACGGCACGAAGGTGTCGGACGTCAACCTCGAGCGCGCCTTGGTCGTTCCGAACCAGCCGATCTCCGTACGGATCGGCATTAAGCCGGAAGCCGAGCATCCGGGCGGCTTCAACCTCTTCGGTTCCGGATTCGGAAACTACGCCCAGGACCTGGTCTTGAGGCTGCACTACTTAGGCAGGAAAATCAGCGTTCAGCACCAGCCGGGCGCCCTTATCCCCTCGGGGAGAGGATCCGAACAATGA